A genomic stretch from Aedes albopictus strain Foshan chromosome 2, AalbF5, whole genome shotgun sequence includes:
- the LOC109414339 gene encoding uncharacterized protein LOC109414339, whose amino-acid sequence MKTLLVVIVVCLVICEGYIPEYRRSKSKRGRYVEEDSYEDDYGEISMEETDEDIAPRIERKMRASVNEPSYGYSKSYKRREDRDYGVKMRKPSYSDKKSRSKYQVYEKSPHRTLKKDIVSRLPNSAAAVRGRKKDHRSAPVYESMHPYPSPPAPYSSPPSAVPYHKPAPVKPQCGQQLLISCTPTVTRVPCSAHPGGHHPTPAPHVPEPAYHEQPAYNAPPPPYTAPVYTPPKYTPPSYSPPAHHSQPVYTPPVHTPPAAQYLPQPKPLYHHHTVQPQPEQPVHQPLYHKPGQHPYYHQPKPAPQLAAPPAYHQPYQPTYKSMEPAPSFAAPVSEDNQEPAHHPIISAFPATTTSTTTTQHVPTVPAVPDKSPQSADSHTPRPAAGNEETSNPRETSGDEPVGSGRVITEPTTTTSAPTLTTTAAAVPTPQPKPSAATTESEDYAQR is encoded by the coding sequence ATGAAGACTCTTTTGGTGGTGATTGTCGTTTGCTTGGTGATTTGTGAAGGATACATTCCTGAGTATCGAAGATCTAAGAGTAAGCGAGGAAGATACGTGGAAGAAGACTCATATGAAGATGACTATGGTGAAATAAGTATGGAGGAAACGGATGAAGACATTGCGCCTCGAATTGAGCGCAAGATGAGAGCCAGTGTGAACGAGCCATCCTATGGTTACTCGAAGTCTTACAAGCGAAGGGAAGATCGTGATTATGGAGTGAAGATGCGGAAGCCCAGCTACTCGGATAAGAAAAGCCGATCCAAATACCAAGTGTATGAGAAAAGTCCTCACAGAACATTGAAAAAGGATATCGTTTCAAGGCTGCCAAACTCTGCGGCGGCAGTACGAGGTCGTAAGAAGGATCATAGGTCAGCTCCCGTATACGAATCAATGCATCCTTACCCATCACCCCCGGCACCATACTCATCGCCGCCATCAGCGGTCCCATATCATAAGCCAGCCCCCGTCAAACCTCAATGTGGCCAACAATTGCTGATTTCGTGTACGCCTACAGTAACCAGAGTTCCATGTTCGGCACATCCTGGCGGGCATCATCCAACTCCAGCTCCTCACGTCCCTGAGCCAGCATACCATGAACAACCAGCCTATAATGCACCTCCACCACCATACACGGCTCCCGTCTACACGCCACCGAAGTATACACCACCAAGCTATAGTCCACCAGCCCATCATAGCCAACCAGTGTACACTCCACCAGTCCACACTCCTCCAGCCGCACAATACCTTCCACAACCGAAGCCTCTGTACCACCACCACACAGTTCAACCACAACCGGAGCAGCCAGTTCATCAACCCCTGTACCACAAACCAGGTCAGCACCCATACTACCATCAACCGAAGCCGGCACCACAGTTAGCAGCCCCTCCGGCTTACCACCAGCCCTACCAGCCAACGTACAAGTCAATGGAGCCCGCCCCGTCCTTCGCCGCTCCCGTAAGCGAAGACAACCAAGAGCCTGCCCATCATCCGATCATCTCGGCATTTCCAGCGACCACAACCTCCACGACGACCACTCAGCATGTCCCCACGGTACCGGCCGTCCCAGACAAGAGCCCACAGAGCGCCGACAGCCACACTCCTCGTCCAGCGGCTGGTAATGAGGAGACCTCAAACCCAAGGGAAACTTCCGGCGACGAACCCGTGGGTAGCGGAAGGGTAATCACCGAGCCAACTACTACCACCAGTGCGCCGACTCTGACAACGACGGCAGCGGCGGTGCCGACTCCGCAACCAAAACCAAGCGCCGCCACCACGGAGAGCGAAGACTATGCGCAGCGCTAG